One window from the genome of Diospyros lotus cultivar Yz01 chromosome 11, ASM1463336v1, whole genome shotgun sequence encodes:
- the LOC127813627 gene encoding protein FIZZY-RELATED 2-like translates to MDSPTTASLENQSAMRVPSSPSAELNLPPTMSRPALSLPPSRHIDRMVGMGYQPSPSRTIYSDRFIPSRSGSNFALFDISPSSNSPSDGREDASGAYTALLRSALFGPDSGTILPATPDKGVGVIGRNSPMTPPSRNIFRYKTETRQSVHSLSPFGFDAELPGVSHSPVKAPRKVPRSPYKVLDAPALQDDFYLNLVDWSSHNVLAVGLGNCVYLWNACSSKVTKLCDLGIDDSVCSVGWAQRGTHLAVGSSNGKLQIWDASHCRRVRTMEGHRLRVGALAWSSSVLSSGSRDKCILQRDIRAQEDFVSKLTGHKSEVCGLKWSYDNRELASGGNDNRLFVWNQHSTQPALKYCEHTAAVKAIAWSPHLHGLLASGGGTADRCIRFWNTTTNTHLSCMDTGSQVCNLVWSKNVNELVSTHGYSQNQIIVWRYPTMSKLATLTGHSFRVLYLAISPDGQTIVTGAGDETLRFWNVFPSPKSQNTDSEIGASSLGRTQIR, encoded by the exons ATGGACAGCCCCACGACAGCTTCATTGGAGAACCAATCAGCAATGAGAGTCCCATCTTCGCCTTCTGCGGAGCTCAATCTTCCTCCGACAATGTCCCGACCGGCTCTTTCTCTGCCGCCTTCTCGGCACATCGACAGAATGGTGGGCATGGGCTACCAACCCTCGCCTTCCCGCACCATCTACAGCGATCGCTTCATCCCTAGCCGCTCCGGCTCCAACTTTGCCCTTTTCGACATCTCCCCTTCCTCCAATTCGCCCTCCGACGGCCGCGAGGACGCTTCCGGCGCATATACCGCGCTGTTGCGCTCCGCATTGTTTGGCCCAGACTCCGGGACCATCCTTCCGGCAACGCCCGACAAGGGGGTGGGGGTGATCGGCCGGAATTCCCCGATGACCCCGCCAAGCCGGAACATCTTCCGTTACAAGACAGAGACTCGGCAGTCTGTGCACTCGCTTTCGCCTTTTGGGTTCGATGCTGAACTGCCCGGTGTTAGTCATAGCCCAGTGAAGGCTCCACGAAAGGTCCCCAGGTCGCCTTACAAG GTATTGGATGCACCAGCGTTGCAGGATGATTTCTATCTGAATCTTGTCGATTGGTCTTCTCACAATGTGTTGGCTGTTGGGTTGGGTAATTGTGTTTATTTGTGGAATGCTTGTAGTAGCAAG GTGACAAAATTGTGTGATTTGGGAATTGATGATAGTGTATGTTCAGTTGGTTGGGCTCAGCGTGGCACACATCTTGCTGTTGGTAGTAGTAATGGGAAACTTCAG ATTTGGGATGCCTCTCACTGTAGGAGGGTAAGAACTATGGAGGGCCATCGGTTGCGCGTTGGAGCCCTAGCCTGGAGTTCATCCGTGTTGTCTTCAGGTAGTCGGGACAAGTGTATTCTTCAACGAGATATACGTGCTCAGGAAGACTTTGTCAGTAAGCTTACTGGACACAAGTCAGAG GTTTGTGGACTAAAGTGGTCCTATGATAACCGAGAGTTAGCTTCTGGAGGAAACGATAATCGA CTTTTTGTATGGAATCAACATTCAACTCAACCTGCACTAAAGTACTGTGAGCATACAGCTGCTGTGAAGGCAATTGCATGGTCCCCTCATCTTCATGGCCTTCTTGCTTCAGGGGGTGGTACTGCAGACCGATGCATTCGTTTCTGGAACACGACCACTAACACGCATCTAAGCTGCATGGACACTGGCAGCCAG GTGTGCAATCTTGTGTGGTCTAAAAATGTCAATGAACTTGTCAGCACCCATGGATATTCCCAGAACCAAATAATTGTATGGAGATATCCTACTATGTCAAAG TTGGCAACTCTCACGGGCCATTCATTTAGAGTTCTTTACCTTGCAATCTCACCTGACGGACAG ACAATTGTCACAGGAGCAGGTGATGAAACACTTAGGTTTTGGAATGTGTTCCCTTCCCCTAAATCTCAG AATACTGACAGCGAAATTGGAGCATCTTCTCTTGGGAGAACTCAGATTAGGTGA
- the LOC127812545 gene encoding protein STAY-GREEN, chloroplastic-like isoform X2, translating into MAALTSSLLLASELKPSLLSQHQPLQTSLLLRRTRRIPPMKHQSTVARLFGPAIFEASKLKVLFLGVDEKKHPEKLPRTYTLTHSDITSKLTLAISQSINNPQLQGWYNKLQRDEVVAEWRKVKEKKSLHVHCHISGGHLLLDLCARLRYWIFCKELPVVLKAFVHGDGNLFNKYPELESSLVWVYFHSNIPAFNKVECWGPLKEAAAPNSTDSSQWEMPPQPEEPCQDDCACCFPSISSSPFSSPPSPPPHNLAAAAAAPRMGLHHYRHQQQT; encoded by the exons ATGGCTGCTTTGACCTCTTCTCTTTTGCTGGCATCAGAGCTGAAGCCTTCTTTGCTCTCCCAGCATCAGCCACTCCAAACTTCTCTTCTTTTACGCAGAACAAGAAGAATACCACCCATGAAGCACCAATCTACT GTTGCAAGGTTATTTGGGCCAGCtatctttgaagcttcaaagctGAAGGTTCTGTTCCTGGGGGTCGACGAAAAGAAGCATCCGGAGAAGCTTCCCAGAACCTATACACTGACGCACAGTGATATAACCTCTAAGCTCACTCTGGCCATCTCCCAGTCAATAAACAACCCTCAG TTACAGGGGTGGTACAATAAGTTGCAGAGAGACGAAGTAGTGGCAGAGTGGAGGAAGGTGAAGGAGAAAAAGTCTCTCCATGTTCACTGCCACATCAGCGGCGGTCACCTGCTATTAGATTTGTGTGCCAGGCTCAGATACTGGATCTTCTGCAAGGAACTTCCCGTG GTTCTGAAGGCGTTCGTTCATGGAGATGGGAATCTGTTCAACAAGTACCCGGAATTGGAGTCGTCTCTGGTTTGGGTTTACTTCCACTCCAACATACCGGCATTCAACAAGGTGGAGTGCTGGGGCCCACTGAAGGAGGCCGCGGCACCTAATTCCACCGACAGCAGCCAGTGGGAGATGCCGCCACAACCAGAAGAGCCATGCCAGGACGACTGCGCTTGCTGCTTTCCTTCAATCAGCTCCAGCCCTTTCTCCTCGCCGCCCTCACCTCCTCCTCATAATCTTGCTGCTGCTGCCGCCGCCCCCCGGATGGGCCTACACCACTACCGCCACCAACAACAAACATAA
- the LOC127812545 gene encoding protein STAY-GREEN, chloroplastic-like isoform X1 produces MAALTSSLLLASELKPSLLSQHQPLQTSLLLRRTRRIPPMKHQSTVVPVARLFGPAIFEASKLKVLFLGVDEKKHPEKLPRTYTLTHSDITSKLTLAISQSINNPQLQGWYNKLQRDEVVAEWRKVKEKKSLHVHCHISGGHLLLDLCARLRYWIFCKELPVVLKAFVHGDGNLFNKYPELESSLVWVYFHSNIPAFNKVECWGPLKEAAAPNSTDSSQWEMPPQPEEPCQDDCACCFPSISSSPFSSPPSPPPHNLAAAAAAPRMGLHHYRHQQQT; encoded by the exons ATGGCTGCTTTGACCTCTTCTCTTTTGCTGGCATCAGAGCTGAAGCCTTCTTTGCTCTCCCAGCATCAGCCACTCCAAACTTCTCTTCTTTTACGCAGAACAAGAAGAATACCACCCATGAAGCACCAATCTACTGTTGTACCC GTTGCAAGGTTATTTGGGCCAGCtatctttgaagcttcaaagctGAAGGTTCTGTTCCTGGGGGTCGACGAAAAGAAGCATCCGGAGAAGCTTCCCAGAACCTATACACTGACGCACAGTGATATAACCTCTAAGCTCACTCTGGCCATCTCCCAGTCAATAAACAACCCTCAG TTACAGGGGTGGTACAATAAGTTGCAGAGAGACGAAGTAGTGGCAGAGTGGAGGAAGGTGAAGGAGAAAAAGTCTCTCCATGTTCACTGCCACATCAGCGGCGGTCACCTGCTATTAGATTTGTGTGCCAGGCTCAGATACTGGATCTTCTGCAAGGAACTTCCCGTG GTTCTGAAGGCGTTCGTTCATGGAGATGGGAATCTGTTCAACAAGTACCCGGAATTGGAGTCGTCTCTGGTTTGGGTTTACTTCCACTCCAACATACCGGCATTCAACAAGGTGGAGTGCTGGGGCCCACTGAAGGAGGCCGCGGCACCTAATTCCACCGACAGCAGCCAGTGGGAGATGCCGCCACAACCAGAAGAGCCATGCCAGGACGACTGCGCTTGCTGCTTTCCTTCAATCAGCTCCAGCCCTTTCTCCTCGCCGCCCTCACCTCCTCCTCATAATCTTGCTGCTGCTGCCGCCGCCCCCCGGATGGGCCTACACCACTACCGCCACCAACAACAAACATAA